Proteins from a single region of Elusimicrobiota bacterium:
- a CDS encoding alpha/beta hydrolase-fold protein has product MINSNMVNIQFNVKVPSYTQTTDSVFISGNIAELGNWDSGKIKLEKIGNFIYQKSFSLLKGTKVEFKFTRGSWETVEKGKNGEELSNRELTITKDEEILFTVDNWADTVKTERKHTLTGNIKFHENFYAKKLNNKRTIIVYLPPNYEKNIKKRYPVLYMHDGQNIFDSATSFIGIEWAVDETVEKLISENKIKEIIVVGIYNNTDRAKEYTPYIDKQHGGGDADKYANFIINDLKSFIDKAYRTLPDRNNTAIMGSSLGGIASLYIAWEYPEIFSMTGVISPALWWADYKILDEIEKSPKKKIKLYLDMGTK; this is encoded by the coding sequence ATGATTAATTCTAACATGGTCAATATTCAATTCAATGTAAAAGTTCCAAGTTATACTCAAACAACGGATTCGGTTTTTATATCGGGCAATATTGCTGAATTAGGGAACTGGGATTCGGGAAAAATCAAATTAGAAAAAATTGGCAATTTTATCTATCAGAAAAGTTTTTCGCTATTAAAAGGAACAAAAGTTGAATTCAAATTTACCCGTGGCAGTTGGGAAACGGTTGAAAAAGGAAAGAATGGTGAAGAATTGTCAAACAGGGAATTAACAATTACAAAAGATGAAGAAATTCTTTTTACCGTTGACAATTGGGCAGATACTGTTAAAACCGAGAGAAAACATACATTAACAGGAAATATAAAATTTCACGAAAATTTTTACGCCAAAAAATTAAATAACAAAAGAACTATTATTGTTTATCTTCCGCCGAATTATGAAAAAAATATAAAAAAGAGATATCCTGTTCTTTATATGCATGACGGACAGAATATATTTGATTCTGCAACCTCTTTTATAGGTATTGAGTGGGCAGTTGATGAAACAGTTGAGAAATTGATTTCAGAGAATAAAATTAAAGAAATTATCGTTGTAGGGATTTACAACAATACAGACAGGGCAAAGGAATATACGCCTTATATTGACAAACAACACGGTGGTGGCGATGCTGATAAATATGCTAATTTTATAATAAATGACTTAAAATCTTTTATTGATAAAGCATACAGAACCTTGCCTGACAGAAACAATACTGCGATTATGGGTTCGTCGCTCGGCGGAATCGCATCGCTTTATATTGCATGGGAATACCCCGAAATATTTTCAATGACCGGTGTAATCTCGCCTGCTTTATGGTGGGCTGATTATAAGATTCTGGATGAAATAGAAAAATCGCCAAAGAAAAAGATTAAACTATATCTTGATATGGGAACAAAA
- the hisB gene encoding imidazoleglycerol-phosphate dehydratase HisB translates to MRIAKIKRKTTETVIDLRLNLDGCGKYKIRTTIPFVDHMLSLFAKHSLIDLKIKAKGDTEVDCHHLVEDLGIVLGEAIKKALGKKIGITRYGNFLLPMDEALSYVAIDLSGRPYFSFDVKFSRFVEFDYPLIEEFFRAVSYSCGMSLHVKNHTGKNNHHIAESIFKGFAKAFQQAIKINKKIKTIPSTKNKL, encoded by the coding sequence ATGAGAATAGCAAAAATCAAGCGAAAAACTACTGAAACAGTGATAGACCTCCGACTTAATCTGGATGGTTGCGGAAAATATAAAATTAGAACAACTATCCCGTTTGTTGATCATATGCTCTCACTTTTTGCTAAACATTCTTTAATTGATTTGAAAATAAAAGCTAAAGGCGATACTGAAGTTGACTGCCATCATCTTGTTGAAGATTTGGGAATTGTGCTGGGCGAGGCAATAAAAAAAGCGCTTGGCAAAAAAATTGGGATTACACGCTATGGCAATTTTCTGCTGCCAATGGATGAAGCATTAAGTTATGTTGCAATTGATTTATCTGGTAGACCGTATTTTTCTTTTGATGTTAAATTCAGCAGATTTGTTGAGTTTGACTATCCTTTAATCGAAGAGTTTTTTAGAGCAGTTTCTTATTCTTGTGGAATGAGCCTGCATGTAAAAAACCACACCGGCAAAAACAACCATCATATTGCAGAGTCTATTTTCAAAGGTTTTGCAAAAGCATTCCAGCAGGCAATAAAAATAAATAAAAAAATTAAAACAATCCCATCTACAAAAAATAAATTGTGA
- the hisD gene encoding histidinol dehydrogenase translates to MNTIVKKIIYKVKKEGDDAVSYFTKKYDGIELLPKKFKVSEKEFRTAVKNVSNDFLIAIKQAKKNIEFFQKKILPKLTVIKKNEIVLKCVFKPIEKIGIYIPGGKFSYPSTILMTAVPAKIAGVRKIVMVSPPKNLTAEVLVTAKICGVTEIYRIGGVQAIAALAYGTETIPKVDKIVGPGNIFVTEAKRQVFGDVGIDMLAGPSEVLIIADSTANADFVIADLLAQCEHDRNATATLISLSKRLTDTVKYKFQHFVFPQTRNIFLKQIKIINTQTLKQAIKLINELAPEHLEIMTKNPEKIAEKIKNIGAVFIGNYSPVAIGDYFAGPSHVLPTSGTARYSSGLSVYDFLKTSSVIQYNKSALKKSAKKIIKLAETERLFEHVNSIKIRTLAHLAKCANDN, encoded by the coding sequence ATGAATACTATTGTAAAAAAGATTATCTACAAAGTAAAAAAAGAAGGTGATGATGCAGTTTCATATTTTACAAAAAAATATGATGGTATTGAACTTTTACCAAAAAAATTTAAGGTTTCTGAAAAAGAGTTTAGAACCGCTGTTAAAAATGTTAGTAACGATTTTTTGATTGCAATTAAACAAGCAAAAAAAAATATAGAATTTTTTCAGAAAAAAATACTACCAAAACTAACCGTCATCAAAAAAAACGAAATAGTGCTTAAATGTGTTTTTAAGCCAATAGAAAAAATTGGTATCTATATTCCAGGCGGTAAATTCTCATATCCATCAACAATCTTAATGACTGCTGTCCCTGCTAAAATCGCAGGGGTTAGAAAAATAGTAATGGTAAGTCCACCGAAAAATTTGACTGCCGAAGTTCTGGTAACGGCTAAAATCTGTGGTGTTACTGAAATTTATCGTATCGGCGGAGTTCAGGCGATTGCGGCACTGGCATATGGAACCGAAACGATACCAAAAGTTGATAAAATCGTAGGACCTGGAAATATTTTTGTAACAGAAGCAAAAAGACAGGTTTTCGGTGATGTTGGTATTGATATGCTCGCAGGTCCATCAGAAGTTTTGATAATTGCAGACAGTACCGCAAATGCGGATTTTGTAATTGCTGATTTGTTAGCACAATGTGAGCACGATAGAAACGCAACCGCAACTTTAATCTCGTTATCAAAACGATTAACTGACACAGTAAAATACAAATTTCAACATTTCGTGTTTCCGCAAACACGGAATATCTTTTTGAAACAGATAAAAATAATAAATACTCAAACTCTTAAACAGGCAATAAAACTGATAAACGAATTGGCACCAGAACATCTTGAAATCATGACAAAAAATCCGGAAAAAATTGCTGAAAAAATAAAAAATATAGGTGCAGTTTTTATCGGGAACTATTCACCTGTTGCGATTGGAGATTATTTCGCAGGACCAAGTCATGTTTTACCAACAAGTGGTACAGCAAGATATTCATCCGGACTTTCTGTCTACGATTTTCTTAAAACATCATCAGTTATTCAATATAACAAATCTGCCTTAAAAAAATCAGCAAAAAAAATAATCAAACTGGCAGAAACCGAGCGGCTTTTTGAGCATGTAAATTCTATTAAAATAAGAACACTTGCTCATTTAGCTAAATGTGCAAATGACAATTAA
- the murA gene encoding UDP-N-acetylglucosamine 1-carboxyvinyltransferase: MDRIIINGGKKLSGTVKISGAKNAALPILVATLLTDDKCVIDNVPELEDVNTVLALLEQLGKKIKKIKNQITVLPSRKIKTSAPEELVRKMRASVLVAGPLLARFKKVKIPLPGGCAIGIRPINIHLDGFKKLGANYSIMQGCVMLNTKRLTGRKIILDFPSVGATENILMAATLADGETIIENTAIEPEVTDLANFLVKAGAKISGVGTKVLRITGTKKLNSVEYKIIPDRIETGTFITAAAITSGNIKIVGSNPEYNESFIEKIKLANTKISVITSSIIVKGSNIIKPVDVKTAVYPCFPTDLQPMWMTLMTLAKGESVITETVFENRFQTGAELIKMGADIKIKGNLAIVKGVKKLTGAKVVASDLRSAAALILAGLAAKGKSEITGLEHLDRGYENSVAKFKQLGADIKRVIDN; encoded by the coding sequence ATGGACAGAATTATAATTAACGGCGGCAAAAAATTATCCGGTACAGTAAAAATTAGTGGTGCTAAAAATGCTGCATTGCCAATACTTGTTGCTACATTACTTACCGACGATAAATGTGTTATTGATAATGTTCCGGAACTTGAGGATGTAAATACTGTATTGGCTTTATTAGAACAACTCGGTAAAAAAATAAAAAAAATAAAAAATCAGATAACCGTTTTGCCTTCCAGAAAAATAAAAACTAGCGCACCTGAAGAACTTGTCCGCAAAATGAGAGCATCTGTTCTCGTCGCAGGACCGCTTTTAGCAAGATTCAAAAAAGTGAAAATTCCACTGCCAGGCGGATGCGCAATCGGTATAAGACCAATCAATATCCATTTAGATGGATTCAAAAAACTGGGCGCTAATTACAGTATTATGCAGGGCTGTGTTATGCTAAATACAAAACGATTGACAGGTCGTAAAATTATACTGGATTTCCCATCAGTAGGTGCAACCGAAAATATCTTGATGGCAGCCACTTTGGCAGACGGTGAAACAATAATTGAAAATACTGCAATTGAACCTGAAGTAACTGATTTGGCAAATTTTTTGGTAAAAGCAGGTGCCAAAATATCAGGTGTCGGTACAAAAGTTCTAAGAATTACAGGCACGAAAAAACTGAATAGTGTAGAATATAAAATAATCCCTGATAGAATAGAAACAGGTACATTTATTACTGCTGCTGCTATAACATCAGGCAATATCAAAATCGTTGGCTCTAATCCTGAATATAATGAATCGTTTATTGAAAAAATCAAACTGGCAAACACAAAAATATCTGTTATAACTAGCAGTATAATTGTAAAAGGTTCTAATATAATAAAACCTGTTGATGTTAAAACTGCTGTTTATCCATGTTTCCCGACAGATTTACAACCGATGTGGATGACACTGATGACGCTCGCTAAAGGAGAATCTGTTATCACTGAAACTGTTTTTGAGAACCGGTTTCAAACGGGTGCAGAACTTATCAAAATGGGTGCTGATATAAAAATCAAAGGCAATTTGGCAATTGTTAAAGGTGTAAAAAAACTTACAGGTGCAAAAGTTGTGGCGTCTGATTTGCGTTCCGCTGCTGCACTTATACTCGCCGGGCTTGCTGCAAAAGGAAAAAGTGAAATAACAGGGTTGGAACATTTAGACCGCGGATATGAAAATAGCGTCGCTAAATTTAAACAACTCGGTGCTGATATAAAACGGGTTATTGACAATTAA
- the prmC gene encoding peptide chain release factor N(5)-glutamine methyltransferase: MNTIELLNYGKKMLGNNLLYDAQLILAHCLKLKPAEVVLNRKNIKTKQKYMYQKMLNKRKKGIPTAYLLGETEFMGLKFYIDKSVMIPRQETEILVETAIKIAFHLSILDIGTGCGNIAISLAKYLPDAKIVAVDISKNALKIAKKNARLHNVSGRITFLQSNLFNLLPSTFYLLPSFDLIVSNPPYIKTAELKKLQKEIWYEPKIAFDGSFDGLKFYRKIIAESKKYLKKNGCLMFEIGYHHSSAIKKIMLENGYKNITIKNDYSQQPRVIYGQNYN; encoded by the coding sequence ATGAATACAATAGAGTTGTTAAACTATGGAAAAAAAATGCTCGGTAATAATCTGTTATATGATGCTCAACTTATCTTGGCACATTGCCTGAAATTAAAACCTGCAGAGGTCGTTTTGAACAGAAAGAATATAAAGACTAAACAAAAATATATGTACCAAAAAATGCTAAATAAACGAAAAAAAGGTATCCCAACAGCATACCTGCTCGGTGAAACAGAGTTTATGGGCTTGAAATTTTATATTGATAAAAGTGTTATGATTCCACGTCAGGAAACAGAGATTCTGGTTGAAACAGCAATTAAAATCGCTTTCCATCTCTCCATTTTAGATATAGGCACTGGCTGTGGAAATATCGCGATTTCGTTAGCAAAATACCTGCCAGATGCTAAAATAGTCGCAGTTGATATTTCTAAAAATGCATTAAAAATTGCTAAAAAAAATGCAAGATTACATAATGTATCAGGCAGAATTACTTTTTTGCAAAGCAACTTATTTAACCTTCTACCCTCTACCTTCTACCTTCTACCTTCTTTTGATTTAATTGTTTCTAATCCACCATACATAAAAACAGCAGAGTTAAAAAAACTCCAAAAAGAAATTTGGTATGAACCGAAAATTGCATTTGACGGCAGTTTTGACGGCTTAAAGTTTTATAGAAAAATTATTGCTGAGAGCAAAAAATATCTCAAAAAGAATGGTTGTCTTATGTTTGAAATTGGGTATCATCATTCCTCTGCAATAAAAAAAATTATGTTGGAAAATGGTTACAAAAATATTACAATAAAAAATGACTATTCTCAACAGCCAAGAGTAATTTATGGACAGAATTATAATTAA
- the prfA gene encoding peptide chain release factor 1, giving the protein MIIEKLKKIENEYHEIENLLSNPNVIADSQKLKDLSKRRKEILPVAEKYQQYKKLTQEISHINEILVSDDLEMIELAKTELIELERKKNMIELELKQLLKPQSPLDKKNIIVEIRAAAGGEESSLFASDLYRMYTRYAESKKFNTEILSVRSTGLGGIKEIIFIVEGNGAYGLFKYESGTHRVQRVPKTEAAGRIHTSTVTVAVLVEPDEVEVEIKPTDLRIDTYRAGGHGGQYLQKTDSAVRITHIPTNTVVVCQDERSQLKNKLKAMKILKARLYDTIKIQRQQNIDNDRKKQVGTGERSEKIRTYNFPQDRITDHRLNDSFHNIQNILDGNMDIIMDKFKKIELL; this is encoded by the coding sequence ATGATTATAGAAAAATTAAAAAAAATTGAAAATGAATATCACGAGATAGAAAACTTGTTATCTAACCCGAATGTAATTGCTGATTCGCAAAAGTTGAAGGATTTGTCAAAACGAAGAAAAGAAATCTTGCCAGTTGCTGAAAAGTATCAGCAATATAAAAAATTAACACAGGAAATTTCACATATAAACGAAATTTTGGTATCAGATGATTTAGAAATGATTGAACTGGCAAAAACAGAATTGATAGAACTTGAACGAAAAAAAAATATGATTGAACTGGAACTTAAACAACTTCTGAAACCTCAAAGTCCACTTGATAAAAAAAATATTATTGTTGAAATCCGTGCAGCAGCAGGTGGAGAAGAATCATCACTGTTTGCTTCTGATTTATACAGAATGTATACACGATATGCAGAATCAAAAAAGTTTAATACGGAAATACTATCCGTGAGATCAACAGGGCTTGGCGGTATAAAAGAGATAATTTTCATAGTTGAAGGTAACGGTGCATATGGTCTTTTTAAGTATGAAAGTGGAACACATCGTGTTCAACGAGTACCAAAAACAGAAGCAGCCGGCAGAATCCATACCTCAACAGTCACAGTAGCAGTCCTTGTAGAACCTGATGAAGTAGAAGTTGAAATAAAGCCAACCGATTTGCGAATTGATACATACCGCGCAGGCGGACACGGTGGACAGTATCTCCAGAAAACTGATTCTGCTGTTAGAATTACGCATATCCCGACAAATACCGTTGTGGTATGCCAGGATGAACGGTCACAGTTAAAAAATAAACTAAAAGCAATGAAAATACTTAAAGCCCGATTATATGATACTATAAAAATTCAGCGACAACAGAATATTGATAATGATAGAAAAAAACAGGTTGGAACTGGTGAACGAAGTGAAAAGATAAGAACTTATAATTTTCCGCAGGATAGAATTACTGATCATCGGCTTAACGACAGTTTTCATAATATCCAGAATATATTAGACGGTAATATGGATATTATCATGGATAAATTCAAAAAAATAGAACTTTTATGA
- the rpmE gene encoding 50S ribosomal protein L31, whose product MKEGIHPNYVECKVVCACGNSFITRSTKPEIKLEICSKCHPFFTGKQKLVDTAGRVDKFLSRYAKTSGKTVTRKPKAVIMKIKPLKKIKKAVPKEFSKKGRLKYTGTKKEQKPSQN is encoded by the coding sequence ATGAAAGAAGGAATTCATCCGAATTATGTAGAATGTAAAGTGGTCTGTGCCTGCGGAAATAGTTTTATTACAAGGTCAACTAAACCGGAAATAAAACTGGAAATATGCTCTAAGTGTCACCCATTTTTTACCGGCAAACAAAAACTGGTTGATACCGCCGGCCGGGTGGATAAGTTTTTATCAAGATATGCTAAAACAAGTGGTAAAACCGTAACAAGAAAACCAAAAGCAGTTATAATGAAAATAAAACCATTGAAAAAAATTAAAAAAGCAGTCCCGAAAGAGTTCTCTAAAAAAGGTAGATTAAAATATACAGGCACAAAAAAGGAACAAAAACCATCTCAAAATTAG